The DNA window GCAGTGGCTCGATCTCATTCACGAGACGGGGACTGCTCACCGGTTGTCGAGAACCCCGACGATGGTCGATGACGTCGCGCTCTATGGGATCGACGCCGTTACGAGTCCATCGTGGCACTCCACAGACTTCACTCTGGAGCCACCGGAAGCGTCGGATACGTTCACACTCCTCTGCATGCATCAGCTCCTCACTCCACCAATTCCGGGGCCCGAGGACGTTATCGCCGACCATCCGACGACAGAAGTGCTCGAACGCGTCGGGATCGATATCGATGCGCTCGCGCTCGGTGATTACCACAAGCCGGTCGAGACCACCATCGCCGGCGTTCCAGTCTGGTATGCTGGCTCGACCGAGCGGTGTAGTATCGACGAAACGGAACCGCGGAGCGTCAGTCTCCTAGAGATCCAGGATGGAACGCTCCGCCGGCATAGACACGAACTCGACACCCGTGAATTCGTATCGCTCTCGATCGAGTTCAGCGACGGTGATGTCCATGGTCGCGTCGCGTCGGCACTCGATCAGTACGATCTCGATAACACCGTCACGCACACTACCCTCCATGGGGTGCGCACCGCTGTGACGTCGAGCGACGTGTACAGCGCAGTCATGGATCGAGGCGCAGCAGTGTGTAAGGTCAAAGACGACCGGGGACGACGGGAGATCGAACTGAACGAGAAACCGAACGGAAGCGTCCGAGAGCCGGATGCGATCATCGAGGAACAGCTAGCGGATGAAGAGCTGAGTGACACCGCCCTTGCGATCGACGAGCGGGTTCGGGGGGATCCATCGTTGCCGAACGCCAAAAGCGACGTGGCCGACGAGATCGAAGACGACATCGAACGAGCACGAGCGAACGCGTTTGCGGACACCGAACAGACGGAGGGATCGAATGAAAATTAAAGAACTGACGCTTCAGAACGTCCGGAGCTACAAGAATCAGACCGTAACGTTTCCAGAGGGAACGATCCTGATTCATGGCGCAAACGGCGTCGGAAAGACGTCACTACTGGTTGGTATCTTTGGGGGGTTGTTTCTCTCAGACATCACGACTGCTGGTGAGCAAAGCTTCACCCTTGACGATCTCATTCGTCGCGGAGAAGACAAAGCCCACGTCGAGTTGACCTTCGAACTGGACGGAACTGACTACACCGTCGAGTGGACGTTTTACGCCACGAGTACGGGACCGAGCGCGACGGTAACGTCGCCGGCGTTTGCCGAACCGATCAGTCAGGTTAGTAACGTCAAAGCGAAGATGCGAGAGCTCCTCGGGATGGATGAGGACGATTTCTCTGCGAGCGTCTACGTTCGACAGGGTGAGATCAACCGCCTCATCGACGCGGACACACGAACTGAACTCATCGATAGTTTGCTCGATCTTGACGCCATCGACGCCTACATCTCGAAGATGGAAGGCGCAAAGCGCGGGGCAAAGCGCGTTCGACGGGCCAACGAAACGGCGCGTGAGAACGCAGAGAAAAAACGCGAACGAGAGTACGAGCGAGACGAAGCGCAGTTCGAGGCGGAGATCCAGCAGTTGACCGAGGAGATACAGGAGGTCAAAGCGGACAAAGCGGAGATCAAGGCGTACATCGAAAAGCTCGAACAGCACCGGACGACCCTCGATGGACAGATCGACGCTTACGAAACGACGCGAAAGAAAATAGAGACGAAAGAAGAGCAGCTCTCCGAGGCCGCAGCGTCGCGCACCACGACAGAGCGCAAGCGCCACGACGCGCGAGAGGAGATCGAGACCGCACAGGCGGCGATCACAGACATAGAGGCGAAGATCGCCAGTCTGAACGAATCGGTTGAGCACGACCTGAGCACCGAAAAAGCCGCGCGGCGCGCTGTCGAGGCGGTTCAAGACGATTATACTACGGCACACCAGCAACGAACGAAACGCGAGGCAGCGTTACAGAACGCACGAGACGCGCTTGAGGATCTCGAACAACGTCATTCGGAGAAAGAGGATACGGCAGCATCGGTAGAGACCGCCCTCGAAGAACGACGCGAAGCACTCGAAGCAAAGCGAACAGAGCTAGCCAAAGCCCAAGGGACGCTCAATCAACGCATTGAGGAACGAAACCGAAAAGCGGGCGCGTTCCTACCCGATGCGGGCGATGACGAGATCACCGATCGGGATAGGATCGACACCCGTATCGAGCAGCTCGATGAGAAACGCGAGCAAACGGAAAAGGAACTCACTCGGATTCGGACGAAGCTCGATGGAAAAACGAGCGAGCGAGAACGGATACGGGCCGCTATTGAGGAACAAGAACGCGAGCTAGAGTCCGCTCACGAGACCCTAGAGGAGCGCCGGAGTGAACTGGAAGCTCTCACGGAGGCTGTCACCACAGCGGAATCGGAGTTCCAGGATCGTGTGCACGAACTCGATCAGACCAGCAGAGCGCTCGGCATCGATATTTCACCCGACTCCTTAGCCACGGTCCGTGACGAACGGATCCCTGCCAAACGGTCGACGTTGACGAGCGAAATCGAGTCCATCAACGAGGAGATCGCCCGTCTCGACGCCCGAAAGGAACAGATCGAGTCGGAACTCGAAACGCTTCGAACGCTCGACGACCACGAGACATGTCCGACGTGTGGACAGCCGATCAAAGACGCACACGTCGACGAGGAGATCGAACGACAACGAGAAGAGCTGGCCACGACAACGGACACGCTCTCCGAGCGACGCGCGGCTAAGGCCGACCGACAGGACGAACGCGACGACGTGGATGCCCTGTTGAAAGGGGTTCACGACGCGATTGCCTACCGAGCAGACGTCCTCACACCGCGTCGGAACGAGCGCGAGGAGAAACGTACGCAGATCGAAGCGGCTCAGGCGGACATCGATTCGCTCTCAACCGAGCTCGGCGAGCGACAGAACGCCGTTCGGGAACTCGAAGCCGACATCAAAACACTCGAACGGGACGCAGCCGAACGGGAAGAGCTGATCGAATCCCACCAAGCGGCCATCGAGGAGGGAAACGTGGTTCGTGCGGCATTCGAAGCGGTCGAACGCCACCGAGAAACCGTAGAAACGCTTCGAGACGCAGTTACGGAGATCGAAACGATGGTCGAAGAGTACGAGACGGACCTCGAAGAAATCCGGACGGACATCGAAGCGGTAGAATCACAGATCCAGTCCCAACGACAGACGGTTACGGAGTGTAAGAAAGCGGTGCAAACCGCTGAAAAACAGGTCGAACGGGTCGAAAAGGAGAAATCTGTCGTCGAGCAAGCAGTCGAACGGTACGAGGCGATCGGTGAACACCGCAGCGAGATCGATCGGCTGAAACAGACGATCGCCCACTGTGAAGAGAAAATCGAGAGCCTAAATCAGCGCCTCAGTACGCTCAAACGGGAAAAAGAGGAGTTCGAGGTGGAACTCGGCGAAACAGACATCGACACTCTCCGCGAGAACCGCCAGAAGGTGACAGAACGGATCGAGGAGCGAGAAGCGACGGTAACACAGCACGAATCGAAGATACAGTCTCTCCGAGAAAAGCGGACCTCCCGTGAGAAAGATCTAGAAAGCCTTCGCGGGCTGAAAGATGATATCGACCGCTACGAGCGCTACCACCGGTGGGCGGACGCAACCGTCGGGGAGATCGATACGATGCTGGCCGTCTATCGCCGTTCGAAATCGAAGCTACGCGAGCAGTATCTCAGTTATCTGCGCGAATACACGAACGACATCTTCGATGAAGTGTACAAAAACAGCAGCTACCAGCAAGTAGTCATCCGGGAGATCGAAACCAGCGGTGGTTTTGAATACGATCTGAAACTTCTGCGTGATGACCAACAACTGGAGGATCCGAGCAACGCGAGCGGTGGCGAACGGGCGATCGTCAACCTCGCGCTTCGAGCCGGAATTTATCGTCTCATTGCGGAGCTGAAAGGAGACGACCGAGGGACGCTTCCGCCGTTCATTCTCGACGAACCGACGACGTTCCTCGATGAGGGGCACGTCAGCCAACTCGAAGAGATGTTAGACACGATCAAAAGCTGGGACGTTCCCCAAATCATCGTCGTCAGCCACGACAAACGTCTCATCCACGGTGCGGACAACGAATGTCGCATCACCATTGATGAGGAAACCAACACCAGCCAGATCGAGATGCGGTCCGCTGGTGATACGACGGCGGTGGGTGATGATTGATGGATCCGAGGGCTCTGTCGGTCGTTCGAGATCTGTTCGAGCATATCGACGCGAACGTCCCACGAGAACAGGACGAACAGGCTGAGTACGCACGGGAACTGTTCGACCACCTCGGCCAACCGGGAGGGGCCATCGTCCCGTTAGGCGAGCCTCGGTATCAGAAAACCCGTCTCAGAGAGCTGGGGACGTGGAACGAAGACCCGTGGCCACAACCGACCTACGGACTCGACGCGAGCACGACGCAGCCGATCGAGTTCAACAACGGATTGATCGTCGATACGGCGTATGCGAAACTCGGTGTCGCCGGTGCTGAAAGCGATCGATCGATCGAAGCTGAGGGGACGATCAAAACCGTGGTGTATTTCACCGATAGCGACAGCACGCTTCACAGCACCGCCGTCTCCGACGGAAACGTCGATGGCGAGGTGATCCGGTTTCGGTTGCCCGATGTCGGACAGCTACGGGATCTCTCGAAAGCGGTCGCAACAGCTGCCCAACACCTCGCCGAAAGCGAACACCTCATCAGCAACCGGACTCAGATCGATGGCGTTTGTTTCATCGACGGAGCAGTGTATCCGCTCGGTGTCGTGTACTGGCTGCTACTCGAAGACAGTGGTCGACCGACACCAGCGGAATCGTCAGAGCTTCCCCGGCGAATTCTTCGGAATTACGTCGACTTCATCGATGCACAGGTGACGGCGAATCTCCCGGTCGTCGGTGTCGTGAAAACATCGACCATCGACGAAATGTTGTCCGCCCTCGAAGAGAAGATCGCCAGAAACGACCTCACCGACGAGAACGGTGGTCGTCTCGACGTTCCGTGGACTCGCGACCACCAGTTCATGGGCGAGGTACTGCGAGATGACAGTCTCGATCACCTGACGTACACATCATGGTTCGTACAGGAAAACCTCATCCTCGAAAACCGGGCGGTCGATCTGCTCACCAGTGTCGACGGCGAGTTGTCACACGGGGATCCACGGGATTACCGTCGGGCCTTTTTCTACGTTCGACTGCCAAAAACCGGGGACGTGCTCCGCGTCGAATCGCCGTACCTGCTGGTTAGTGACGAGGACCGACGAACCGCGATCCGGTACAAAGTCCTCAAAGAGATCGCTAAAACACAGGACGTACCGGGTGCTATCGACCGTGCGGATCGCATCGCCACCATTACGAGGGAAAACCGCGAAACGATTCGAAACATGATTCGTTCGAGCGAAGCGTCCTTTGATCACAACTGGGACGGCCGCTGGAGCGACATCGAAGAGAGCACTAAACGATGACTGACGAGATAGATGACCTGTTGAACGACGACCCGGCACTCGAAGACGACGCGAACGAGACGAGGACCACCCGAACGACTGAGACATCCGATCCCAGCACCAACGGCGTTCCCGAAACGCCAGTGCCCAGTCCATCTACCGATCCTGCTGACGGCGAAATCGGGCACGTGCTGGCGAGCGAGGAGATCATGATCGGACGGGACGACGACAACGTCACTGCGTTCATCATGACTGACGAACGGGAGACGGTTCGGGTCGGAGATTACGTTCAGATCCCCTATCCAGACAGCGACGATGTGCTGTTCGCGGCGACCGATAGGCTTCGGTACGAACCGTACACGGATCTCGACGACAAATCTGACACCCACAACCACATCAGCCGTCATCGGGATTTCGACGAGTCCGAGTTCGTTCTACTCGCCGTGCTCGATCCGATAGCGATCCTCAGTCCGGACGCTTCTACGGACGAACTCGAACTCGATCGTGGTATCGTCAACCGGATTCCAAAGCCGAACACGCCAGTGAGCCTCTCCCGT is part of the Halocatena salina genome and encodes:
- a CDS encoding AAA family ATPase, coding for MKIKELTLQNVRSYKNQTVTFPEGTILIHGANGVGKTSLLVGIFGGLFLSDITTAGEQSFTLDDLIRRGEDKAHVELTFELDGTDYTVEWTFYATSTGPSATVTSPAFAEPISQVSNVKAKMRELLGMDEDDFSASVYVRQGEINRLIDADTRTELIDSLLDLDAIDAYISKMEGAKRGAKRVRRANETARENAEKKREREYERDEAQFEAEIQQLTEEIQEVKADKAEIKAYIEKLEQHRTTLDGQIDAYETTRKKIETKEEQLSEAAASRTTTERKRHDAREEIETAQAAITDIEAKIASLNESVEHDLSTEKAARRAVEAVQDDYTTAHQQRTKREAALQNARDALEDLEQRHSEKEDTAASVETALEERREALEAKRTELAKAQGTLNQRIEERNRKAGAFLPDAGDDEITDRDRIDTRIEQLDEKREQTEKELTRIRTKLDGKTSERERIRAAIEEQERELESAHETLEERRSELEALTEAVTTAESEFQDRVHELDQTSRALGIDISPDSLATVRDERIPAKRSTLTSEIESINEEIARLDARKEQIESELETLRTLDDHETCPTCGQPIKDAHVDEEIERQREELATTTDTLSERRAAKADRQDERDDVDALLKGVHDAIAYRADVLTPRRNEREEKRTQIEAAQADIDSLSTELGERQNAVRELEADIKTLERDAAEREELIESHQAAIEEGNVVRAAFEAVERHRETVETLRDAVTEIETMVEEYETDLEEIRTDIEAVESQIQSQRQTVTECKKAVQTAEKQVERVEKEKSVVEQAVERYEAIGEHRSEIDRLKQTIAHCEEKIESLNQRLSTLKREKEEFEVELGETDIDTLRENRQKVTERIEEREATVTQHESKIQSLREKRTSREKDLESLRGLKDDIDRYERYHRWADATVGEIDTMLAVYRRSKSKLREQYLSYLREYTNDIFDEVYKNSSYQQVVIREIETSGGFEYDLKLLRDDQQLEDPSNASGGERAIVNLALRAGIYRLIAELKGDDRGTLPPFILDEPTTFLDEGHVSQLEEMLDTIKSWDVPQIIVVSHDKRLIHGADNECRITIDEETNTSQIEMRSAGDTTAVGDD
- a CDS encoding DNA double-strand break repair nuclease NurA, with the protein product MDPRALSVVRDLFEHIDANVPREQDEQAEYARELFDHLGQPGGAIVPLGEPRYQKTRLRELGTWNEDPWPQPTYGLDASTTQPIEFNNGLIVDTAYAKLGVAGAESDRSIEAEGTIKTVVYFTDSDSTLHSTAVSDGNVDGEVIRFRLPDVGQLRDLSKAVATAAQHLAESEHLISNRTQIDGVCFIDGAVYPLGVVYWLLLEDSGRPTPAESSELPRRILRNYVDFIDAQVTANLPVVGVVKTSTIDEMLSALEEKIARNDLTDENGGRLDVPWTRDHQFMGEVLRDDSLDHLTYTSWFVQENLILENRAVDLLTSVDGELSHGDPRDYRRAFFYVRLPKTGDVLRVESPYLLVSDEDRRTAIRYKVLKEIAKTQDVPGAIDRADRIATITRENRETIRNMIRSSEASFDHNWDGRWSDIEESTKR
- a CDS encoding DNA repair exonuclease, producing the protein MTTLLHVSDTHLGNRQYGNEIRADDMAAAFEQSIDIAVNEGVDAVIHTGDLFDSRMPSLPEVTRCVQTLRKLEEANIPFYGIVGNHDRKMDEQWLDLIHETGTAHRLSRTPTMVDDVALYGIDAVTSPSWHSTDFTLEPPEASDTFTLLCMHQLLTPPIPGPEDVIADHPTTEVLERVGIDIDALALGDYHKPVETTIAGVPVWYAGSTERCSIDETEPRSVSLLEIQDGTLRRHRHELDTREFVSLSIEFSDGDVHGRVASALDQYDLDNTVTHTTLHGVRTAVTSSDVYSAVMDRGAAVCKVKDDRGRREIELNEKPNGSVREPDAIIEEQLADEELSDTALAIDERVRGDPSLPNAKSDVADEIEDDIERARANAFADTEQTEGSNEN